A stretch of Metabacillus sp. FJAT-52054 DNA encodes these proteins:
- a CDS encoding metallophosphoesterase family protein — translation MNRIAVISDIHGNVPALEAVLDDIHYRRIEKIICLGDLVGKGPQSHDAIAMVKKHCEITVKGNWDDFITKDPEFETLKWHQNQLTDEDRRYLTKLPFSAELTMSGRLIRLFHASPYSIYTRIQPWDSIERRMSMFEDTEMTGKSSKRPDVAGYGDVHQAFVYQYKEKMLFNTGSVGNPLDMTQASYAVLEGLEGEEAEGPFSIQLIRVPYDIERSIRIAREADMPDLKEYIQELTTAKYRGLS, via the coding sequence TTGAACCGTATAGCTGTTATTTCAGATATACATGGTAATGTCCCGGCTCTTGAAGCCGTTCTGGACGATATTCATTATAGAAGAATCGAAAAAATTATTTGCCTGGGAGATTTGGTAGGGAAAGGTCCTCAATCTCATGACGCGATTGCGATGGTTAAAAAGCATTGTGAAATTACGGTTAAAGGAAATTGGGATGATTTTATAACAAAGGATCCCGAATTTGAGACATTGAAATGGCATCAGAATCAGCTGACTGATGAGGACCGCCGCTATTTAACAAAGCTTCCTTTTTCAGCTGAACTGACCATGAGCGGCAGACTAATCCGGTTATTTCATGCTTCGCCTTATAGCATATATACAAGGATTCAGCCATGGGATTCAATTGAACGAAGAATGAGCATGTTCGAAGATACAGAAATGACTGGAAAATCTTCAAAGCGGCCAGATGTAGCAGGCTATGGAGATGTTCATCAGGCTTTTGTTTACCAATATAAGGAAAAAATGCTGTTTAATACAGGCAGTGTGGGGAACCCGCTCGATATGACTCAGGCCTCCTATGCCGTTCTTGAGGGGCTTGAAGGTGAAGAGGCGGAAGGACCGTTCTCTATCCAGCTTATCCGGGTTCCGTATGATATTGAACGATCAATCCGGATTGCCCGGGAAGCTGATATGCCTGACTTGAAGGAATACATTCAGGAACTTACTACGGCTAAGTACAGAGGACTTAGCTGA
- a CDS encoding HAD-IA family hydrolase codes for MHILWDFDGTLFNTYPAFTETMYKLLKSEVKKEHIFEQLKVSFSHAASTFGMTDEDIADFKRNEKALSPVLKPPFPYVEKVLKHASKNVIMTHKTRSEVDAILNYYGWEHYFDEIVAGDDGYPRKPDPASYIYLHQKHHIDLAIGDRELDILPAKKLGIKTCLFQNDSEGADFYLIDYRQFAYKVAPSFK; via the coding sequence ATGCATATTTTATGGGATTTTGACGGGACACTGTTCAATACGTACCCGGCGTTTACCGAAACGATGTACAAGCTTTTAAAGTCTGAAGTGAAAAAAGAGCATATATTTGAGCAGCTGAAGGTATCTTTTTCTCATGCTGCAAGCACCTTTGGGATGACAGACGAGGATATTGCCGATTTTAAACGAAATGAAAAGGCATTGTCTCCTGTTTTAAAGCCGCCCTTCCCATATGTAGAAAAGGTGCTGAAACACGCATCAAAAAATGTAATCATGACTCATAAAACAAGAAGTGAAGTGGATGCAATATTAAATTATTACGGGTGGGAGCATTACTTCGATGAAATTGTAGCAGGTGATGATGGATATCCCAGAAAGCCAGATCCGGCATCTTATATATACCTTCATCAAAAACACCATATTGATCTTGCTATAGGTGACCGGGAACTGGATATTCTTCCGGCGAAAAAGCTCGGAATAAAAACGTGTCTTTTTCAAAATGATTCGGAGGGGGCCGATTTTTATTTAATTGACTACCGGCAATTTGCATATAAAGTAGCTCCTTCCTTTAAATAG
- a CDS encoding hemolysin family protein, which translates to MDIVNLLLIAILIGLTAFFVASEFAIVKVRSSRIDQLIAEGNKNAKAAKRVISNLDGYLSACQLGITVTALGIGWLGEPTFEHMLKPLFVQLGLPEALTPVISIAFAFAIMTFLHVVIGELAPKTLAIQKAEEITLLLARPLILFNTIMYPFIWALNGSARFVTGLFGLKPVSEHELAHSEEELRIILSDSYKSGEINQSEFKYVNKIFEFDNRIAKEIMVPRTEIVSLSIDSLMDQNIEIMQNEKYTRYPVTDGDKDHIIGMVNIKEVFTNLIQKNSKDSFSLKEYVRPIIQVIESIPIQDLLVKMQKERIHMAILIDEYGGTAGLVTVEDILEEIVGEIRDEFDTDEVPNIQKINDNRYILDGKVLVSEINDMFGLEIDDKDVDTIGGWVLTEKFDIQKGDTVQFGSFTFKVRDMENHHIKYLELTRQVQESPSAVLEQVDRSVASTT; encoded by the coding sequence TTGGACATAGTAAATTTATTGCTCATTGCAATATTGATTGGATTAACCGCGTTTTTCGTGGCATCTGAATTCGCTATTGTAAAGGTAAGAAGTTCTCGTATTGACCAGCTGATCGCGGAAGGAAATAAAAACGCGAAAGCAGCAAAACGCGTCATTTCCAATTTGGATGGCTATCTATCAGCCTGTCAGCTTGGAATTACTGTGACAGCGCTTGGAATCGGGTGGCTTGGGGAACCAACTTTTGAACATATGCTAAAACCGCTATTTGTTCAGCTTGGTTTGCCAGAGGCACTGACACCGGTTATCTCTATTGCTTTTGCATTCGCCATCATGACCTTTTTGCACGTCGTTATTGGTGAATTGGCTCCTAAAACGTTAGCGATCCAAAAAGCAGAGGAAATTACCTTGCTGCTCGCGCGTCCGCTCATTTTGTTCAATACCATTATGTACCCTTTTATATGGGCCCTTAACGGCTCTGCCAGATTTGTAACTGGTTTATTCGGACTAAAGCCTGTATCTGAGCATGAATTGGCACATAGTGAAGAAGAGCTTCGAATCATTCTTTCAGACAGCTATAAAAGCGGTGAAATTAATCAATCTGAATTTAAATATGTCAACAAAATCTTTGAATTCGATAACCGGATTGCAAAGGAAATCATGGTTCCCAGAACGGAAATCGTCTCCTTGTCTATTGATTCTTTAATGGATCAAAATATCGAAATTATGCAAAATGAGAAATACACAAGGTATCCGGTAACAGACGGCGATAAGGACCATATTATTGGAATGGTGAATATCAAAGAGGTGTTCACGAATTTAATTCAGAAAAACAGCAAGGATTCTTTTTCTCTTAAGGAATATGTTCGTCCGATTATCCAAGTGATTGAATCGATTCCGATTCAGGACCTGCTTGTGAAGATGCAAAAGGAACGCATCCACATGGCGATCCTGATTGATGAGTATGGGGGAACAGCCGGTCTTGTAACGGTTGAGGATATTTTAGAAGAGATTGTTGGAGAAATTCGTGATGAATTTGATACAGATGAAGTTCCTAACATTCAAAAAATCAACGACAACCGCTATATTTTAGATGGGAAAGTCCTAGTAAGTGAAATAAACGATATGTTCGGCCTCGAAATTGATGATAAAGATGTTGATACAATTGGCGGCTGGGTGCTGACTGAAAAGTTTGATATCCAAAAAGGCGATACAGTTCAATTTGGGTCTTTTACATTTAAAGTTCGGGACATGGAAAATCATCACATTAAATATTTGGAACTGACAAGGCAAGTTCAGGAAAGTCCAAGTGCTGTTCTTGAACAAGTAGATCGAAGTGTAGCAAGTACAACTTGA
- a CDS encoding DUF6254 family protein yields the protein MSQSKKQEERQWKDHKQAQHPHGEVKSLKELSRETDKDSKRS from the coding sequence ATGAGCCAATCTAAAAAACAGGAAGAACGACAATGGAAGGATCATAAGCAAGCCCAGCACCCTCATGGTGAAGTGAAATCACTGAAAGAGCTATCTAGGGAAACAGATAAGGATTCAAAAAGGTCTTAA